The following nucleotide sequence is from Aythya fuligula isolate bAytFul2 chromosome 22, bAytFul2.pri, whole genome shotgun sequence.
AGCAATGCTCCTATCCTGCTGAAAAAAGGAAGTATTGCACAGCCTAAAGTGCCTCTGATAGAGGAAATTAGCAGTACAGAACTGCCAGAGGAGCTGAGCACCCCTGCCTATGAAATGAGCACCATGAAGGATGCAAACGAGAAGCCATTACAAATTGAACTGAAAGTTGAATTGCCCAAGGTTAGCTCCGTTTCTGAGTGTGATCTGAGAATTTCAAAGGTAAGGCAACAGAAAGAAtaaccttttgttttctgtctggtATCAAATTCCTAGAAATACTTGCTGCTAATTAATTGTCAAATAATCAatcatgtattttaatatttttttaggaTGACATAATCATTAATGTTCCTGAAAAATACGAATTACAACTAGATCTGCCAGAATTGGTGGATGAGGAAACGGCTACAGCAACATTTGACAAAGGAAAAGGGGTATTGTTCGTCACAGTGTCAGTTGCAAAGCCCATGTGTTAAAGAATTCTACGCCCTGTCCAGTTCCTGTTCACAG
It contains:
- the PIH1D2 gene encoding PIH1 domain-containing protein 2 produces the protein MEGSAQSDLYSIIDIAYNPDVLQRGEENPEKMKHLIHMTLKFVEERCNLILSPSYTIEPFKLKGSLERMQQCLQGWQMPTPCLNQNTKKELTLDQLLHRIEAKDHSNAPILLKKGSIAQPKVPLIEEISSTELPEELSTPAYEMSTMKDANEKPLQIELKVELPKVSSVSECDLRISKDDIIINVPEKYELQLDLPELVDEETATATFDKGKGVLFVTVSVAKPMC